The proteins below are encoded in one region of Bacteroides uniformis:
- a CDS encoding rhomboid family intramembrane serine protease — protein sequence MKHDIRRMALAAVIPLFLLFILYILKFLETGMDWNFTRLGVYPMEQRGVFGIFAHPLVHSSFKHLFANTIPLFFLMWCLFYFYRHIAPYIFFAIWIGCGALTFLIGKPGWHIGASGIIYGLAFFLFFSGILRKHVPLIAISLLITFLYGGLVWNMFPQFAKATTSWEGHLSGAIAGTLCAIGFMEYGPQRPDPFAGEEDEEEDEDEENNEDEDDKKEEEKDEDSSTRIE from the coding sequence ATGAAGCATGATATACGCAGAATGGCATTGGCGGCGGTTATACCCCTATTCCTGCTATTCATTTTATACATTTTAAAGTTTTTGGAGACAGGCATGGATTGGAACTTCACACGACTGGGAGTATATCCGATGGAACAGCGGGGCGTGTTCGGAATTTTCGCACATCCACTGGTACACAGCAGTTTCAAGCATCTGTTCGCCAATACGATTCCACTCTTTTTCCTGATGTGGTGTCTGTTCTATTTCTACCGGCATATAGCCCCCTACATCTTCTTTGCCATTTGGATAGGATGCGGTGCGCTTACCTTTCTTATAGGGAAACCGGGATGGCATATCGGAGCCAGCGGCATCATATACGGACTGGCTTTTTTTCTGTTCTTCAGCGGCATTCTGCGCAAACATGTACCGCTTATCGCCATTTCACTGTTGATAACGTTCCTATATGGCGGCCTGGTATGGAATATGTTCCCACAATTTGCCAAAGCCACCACTTCCTGGGAAGGACACCTTAGCGGAGCCATAGCAGGCACGCTATGCGCCATAGGCTTTATGGAATACGGTCCCCAACGGCCCGATCCGTTTGCCGGAGAGGAAGACGAAGAGGAAGACGAAGATGAGGAAAACAATGAGGATGAGGACGATAAGAAGGAAGAGGAGAAGGATGAGGATTCGTCTACAAGGATTGAATAG